A part of Gambusia affinis linkage group LG19, SWU_Gaff_1.0, whole genome shotgun sequence genomic DNA contains:
- the rdm1 gene encoding RAD52 motif-containing protein 1: MEVDILEFKVPTDNNKTVFVWDIPPVPTQDQVYEQLHHVFSSFGPLYLLKLCPNAPLHPPGFYAIIKFYSAAHAANAQRLTDGCPLLHNSALKVKLSSKQTPHFLSGRNSPLSHARCLDLANHYLGFNGWTSDIITLKELTNEEEGEDEEEDVGGARQRLRFGCMMKLGFPRYGVTTRGAAVVEETFNCTGPDVLLQRRCKLQRSVREKALVQAFSSVLLILLGNGKVMVELKQTSDQFDADETEDVLEVNEFSLPEADDEEADDEDWDLTVS, encoded by the exons ATGGAGGTGGACATCCTGGAGTTCAAGGTTCCTACGGACAACAACAAAACCGTGTTCGTTTGGGATATCCCTCCGGTTCCGACCCAGGATCAGGTTTAT GAGCAGCTCCATCATGTCTTCTCCTCTTTTGGACCGCTCTACCTGTTGAAGCTGTGTCCCAACGCTCCGCTCCACCCACCTGGTTTCTACGCCATCATCAAGTTCTACTCTGCTGCTCACGCTGCCAACGCCCAGAGACTCACAGATGGATGCCCTCTGCTTCACAACTCTGCCCTCAAG GTGAAGCTGAGTTCCAAGCAGACTCCCCACTTCCTGTCTGGCAGGAACTCTCCTCTGAGCCACGCCCGCTGCCTGGATCTGGCCAATCACTACCTGGGCTTCAATGGCTGGACCTCTGATATCATCACA CTGAAGGAGCTCACCAATGAAGAAGAAGGtgaggatgaagaagaggatGTGGGTGGAGCCAGACAGAGGTTAAGGTTCGGCTGTATGATGAAGCTTGGCTTCCCGCGTTACGGCGTGACAACCAGAGGAGCCGCAGTGGTTGAGGAGACCTTCAACTGTACAG GTCCAGACGTCCTCCTGCAGAGACGCTGCAAGCTGCAGCGGTCGGTCAGAGAGAAGGCCCTGGTCCAGGCCTTCTCCTCCGTGCTGCTCATACTTCTAG ggaaTGGTAAGGTGATGGTGGAGCTGAAACAGACCTCAGATCAGTTTGACGCTGACGAGACTGAAGACGTCCTGGAG gtgaATGAGTTTTCCCTGCCAGAGGCTGATGATGAGGAGGCTGATGATGAAGACTGGGATCTGACCGTGTCTTAG